A genomic region of Zalophus californianus isolate mZalCal1 chromosome 1, mZalCal1.pri.v2, whole genome shotgun sequence contains the following coding sequences:
- the RAF1 gene encoding RAF proto-oncogene serine/threonine-protein kinase isoform X1: MEHIQGAWKTISNGFGFKDTVFDGPSCISPTIVQPFGFQRRASDDGKLTDSSKTSNTIRVFLPNKQRTVVNVRNGMSLHDCLMKALKVRGLQPECCAVFRLLHEHKGKKARLDWNTDAASLIGEELQVDFLDHVPLTTHNFARKTFLKLAFCDICQKFLLNGFRCQTCGYKFHEHCSTKVPTMCVDWSNIRQLLLFPNSTIGDSGVPALPSLTMRRMRESVSRMPVSSQHRYSTPHAFTFNSSSPSSEGSLSQRQRSTSTPNVHMVSTTLPVDSRMIEDAIRSHSESASPSALSSSPNNLSPTGWSQPKTPVPAQRERAPGSGTQEKNKIRPRGQRDSSYYWEIEASEVMLSTRIGSGSFGTVYKGKWHGDVAVKILKVVDPTPEQFQAFRNEVAVLRKTRHVNILLFMGYMTKDNLAIVTQWCEGSSLYKHLHVQETKFQMFQLIDIARQTAQGMDYLHAKNIIHRDMKSNNIFLHEGLTVKIGDFGLATVKSRWSGSQQVEQPTGSVLWMAPEVIRMQDNNPFSFQSDVYSYGIVLYELMTGELPYSHINNRDQIIFMVGRGYASPDLSKLYKNCPKAMKRLVADCVKKVKEERPLFPQILSSIELLQHSLPKINRSASEPSLHRAAHTEDINACTLTTSPRLPVF; the protein is encoded by the exons ATGGAGCACATACAGGGGGCCTGGAAGACGATCAGCAACGGTTTTGGATTCAAAGACACAGTGTTTGACGGCCCCAGCTGCATCTCCCCTACAATAGTTCAGCCATTTGGCTTTCAGCGTCGGGCATCAGATGATGGCAAACTTACGGACTCGTCTAAGACAAGCAACACTATCCGTGTTTTCTTGCCAAACAAGCAAAGAACAGTG GTCAATGTGCGAAATGGAATGAGCTTGCACGATTGCCTTATGAAAGCACTCAAGGTGAGGGGCCTACAGCCGGAGTGCTGTGCCGTGTTCAGACTTCTCCATGAACATAAAGG TAAAAAAGCACGTTTAGATTGGAATACTGATGCCGCCTCGCTGATTGGAGAAGAACTTCAAGTAGATTTCCTGGATCACGTTCCCCTCACAACACACAACTTT GCACGAAAGACCTTCCTGAAGCTTGCCTTCTGTGACATCTGTCAGAAGTTCCTGCTAAATGGATTTCGTTGTCAGACTTGTGGCTACAAATTTCACGAGCACTGTAGCACcaaagtacctactatgtgtgtGGACTGGAGTAATATCAGACAGCTCTT ATTGTTTCCAAATTCTACTATTGGTGATAGTGGGGTCCCAGCACTGCCTTCTTTGACAATGCGTCGGATGCGAGAGTCTGTTTCCCGGATGCCTGTTAG TTCCCAGCACAGATACTCCACACCCCACGCCTTCACATTCAACTCCTCCAGCCCTTCCTCTGAAGGTTCCCTGTCCCAGAGGCAGAGGTCGACGTCCACACCTAATGTCCACATGGTCAGCACCACCCTGCCTGTGGACAGCAGAATGATTGAG gatgCAATTCGAAGCCACAGTGAATCAG CCTCACCTTCAGCCTTGTCCAGCAGCCCTAACAATCTGAGCCCAACGGGCTGGTCACAGCCCAAAACCCCTGTGCCAGCACAGAGAGAGCGGGCACCAGGATCTGGGacccaggagaaaaataaaatt AGGCCTCGTGGACAGAGAGATTCAAGCTATTACTGGGAAATAGAAGCCAGCGAAGTGATGCTGTCCACTCGGATTGGGTCAGGCTCCTTTGGCACGGTGTATAAGGGCAAGTGGCACG GAGATGTTGCAGTAAAAATCCTAAAGGTTGTCGACCCCACACCAGAGCAGTTCCAGGCCTTCAGGAACGAGGTGGCTGTCCTCCG CAAAACACGGCACGTGAACATCCTGCTCTTCATGGGGTACATGACGAAGGATAACCTGGCGATTGTGACCCAGTGGTGCGAAGGCAGCAGCCTCTACAAACACCTGCATGTCCAGGAGACTAAATTCCAGATGTTCCAGTTGATTGACATCGCCCGCCAGACTGCTCAGGGAATGGA cTATTTGCATGCAAAGAACATCATCCACAGAGACATGAAATCCAACA ATATATTTCTCCATGAAGGCCTGACGGTGAAAATTGGAGATTTTGGTTTGGCAACAGTGAAGTCGCGCTGGAGTGGTTCTCAGCAGGTTGAACAACCCACTGGCTCTGTCTTGTGGATG GCCCCTGAGGTGATCCGAATGCAGGATAACAACCCGTTCAGCTTCCAGTCTGATGTCTACTCGTACGGCATTGTGCTCTATGAGCTTATGACAGGGGAGCTTCCTTACTCCCACATCAATAACCGCGATCAG ATCATCTTTATGGTGGGCCGAGGGTATGCCTCCCCAGACCTCAGTAAGCTATATAAGAACTGCCCCAAAGCAATGAAGAGACTCGTGGCCGACTGCGTCAAGAAGGTCAAGGAGGAGAGGCCTCTCTTCCCCCAG ATCCTGTCTTCCATCGAGCTGCTCCAACACTCTCTGCCGAAGATCAACCGGAGCGCTTCGGAGCCATCCCTGCACCGGGCGGCCCACACTGAGGACATAAACGCCTGCACACTGACCACGTCCCCTCGACTGCCTGTCTTCTAG
- the MKRN2 gene encoding probable E3 ubiquitin-protein ligase makorin-2: protein MSTKQVTCRYFMHGVCREGNQCLFSHDLANSKPSTICKYYQKGYCAYGTRCRYDHTRPSAAAGGATGAMPHGVPSPGFHSPHPASDLTASIMKTNLHEPGKREKRTLVLRDRNLSGMADEKTSPSVVSNPGGCSDPQNSPEMKPHSYLDAIRSGLDDLEASSSYSGERQLCPYAAAGECRFGDACVYLHGEVCEICRLRVLHPFDPEQRKAHEKICMSTFEHEMEKAFAFQASQDKMCSICMEVVLEKASASERRFGILSNCNHTYCLSCIRQWRCAKQFENPIIKSCPECRVISEFVIPSVYWVEDQNKKNELIEAFKQGMGKKACKYFEQGKGTCPFGSKCLYRHAYPDGRLAEPEKPRKQLSSEGTVRFFNSVRLWDFIENRESRHVPNTEDVDMTELGDLFMHLSGVESSEP, encoded by the exons GTACTTTATGCATGGTGTGTGTCGGGAAGGAAACCAGTGCCTGTTCTCACATGACTTGGCGAACAGCAAGCCATCCACCATCTGCAAATACTATCAGAAAGGCTACTGCGCCTATGGGACTCGTTGCAG ATATGATCACACGAGGCCTTCTGCTGCAGCCGGTGGTGCCACGGGCGCCATGCCCCATGGGGTGCCCTCCCCGGGTTTCCACAGTCCTCACCCTGCTTCCGACCTCACCGCATCTATCATGAAAACTAACTTACATGAGCCCGGGAAACGTGAAAAGAGAACGTTGGTACTTAGAGACCGAA ATCTCTCTGGCATGGCTGACGAAAAGACTTCCCCAAGTGTGGTGAGTAATCCGGGAGGCTGCAGTGATCCCCAGAATAGCCCAGAGATGAAGCCGCATTCCTACCTCGATGCGATCAGGAGCGGCCTTGACGACTTGGAAGCCAGCAGCTCCTACAGCGGTGAGCGGCAGCTGTGCCCCTACGCAGCGGCTGGGGAGTGCCGGTTCGGGGACGCTTGTGTCTACTTGCATGGAGAAGTGTGCGAGATCTGTAGGTTACGAGTCCTGCATCCCTTCGACCCAGAGCAAAGGAAAGCTCACGAGAAG ATCTGCATGTCGACGTTCGAACATGAGATGGAAAAGGCCTTTGCCTTCCAAGCAAGTCAGGACAAAATGTGCAGTATCTGCATGGAAGTGGTCCTTGAGAAGGCATCTGCTTCTGAGAGGAGATTTGGGATTCTCTCCAACTGCAATCACACATACTGCTTGTCCTGCATCCGGCAGTGGAGATGTGCCAAGCAGTTTGAGAACCCAATCATTAA GTCTTGTCCAGAATGCCGTGTGATATCAGAGTTTGTAATTCCAAGTGTGTATTGGGTAGAAGATCAGAATAAAAAGAACGAGTTGATTGAAGCTTTCAAACAGGGAATGGG GAAAAAAGCTTGTAAGTACTTTGAGCAAGGCAAGGGGACCTGCCCATTTGGAAGTAAATGCCTTTACCGCCACGCTTATCCTGACGGGCGGCTGGCAGAGCCTGAAAAACCTCGGAAGCAGCTCAGTTCTGAGGGCACCGTGAGG TTCTTTAATTCAGTACGGCTCTGGGATTTCATTGAGAATCGAGAAAGCCGGCATGTCCCCAACACTGAAGATGTCGACATGACAGAGCTTGGGGACCTCTTCATGCACCTGTCTGGAGTGGAGTCGTCAGAACCCTAA
- the RAF1 gene encoding RAF proto-oncogene serine/threonine-protein kinase isoform X2, with product MMANLRTRLRQATLSVFSCQTSKEQCKKARLDWNTDAASLIGEELQVDFLDHVPLTTHNFARKTFLKLAFCDICQKFLLNGFRCQTCGYKFHEHCSTKVPTMCVDWSNIRQLLLFPNSTIGDSGVPALPSLTMRRMRESVSRMPVSSQHRYSTPHAFTFNSSSPSSEGSLSQRQRSTSTPNVHMVSTTLPVDSRMIEDAIRSHSESASPSALSSSPNNLSPTGWSQPKTPVPAQRERAPGSGTQEKNKIRPRGQRDSSYYWEIEASEVMLSTRIGSGSFGTVYKGKWHGDVAVKILKVVDPTPEQFQAFRNEVAVLRKTRHVNILLFMGYMTKDNLAIVTQWCEGSSLYKHLHVQETKFQMFQLIDIARQTAQGMDYLHAKNIIHRDMKSNNIFLHEGLTVKIGDFGLATVKSRWSGSQQVEQPTGSVLWMAPEVIRMQDNNPFSFQSDVYSYGIVLYELMTGELPYSHINNRDQIIFMVGRGYASPDLSKLYKNCPKAMKRLVADCVKKVKEERPLFPQILSSIELLQHSLPKINRSASEPSLHRAAHTEDINACTLTTSPRLPVF from the exons ATGATGGCAAACTTACGGACTCGTCTAAGACAAGCAACACTATCCGTGTTTTCTTGCCAAACAAGCAAAGAACAGTG TAAAAAAGCACGTTTAGATTGGAATACTGATGCCGCCTCGCTGATTGGAGAAGAACTTCAAGTAGATTTCCTGGATCACGTTCCCCTCACAACACACAACTTT GCACGAAAGACCTTCCTGAAGCTTGCCTTCTGTGACATCTGTCAGAAGTTCCTGCTAAATGGATTTCGTTGTCAGACTTGTGGCTACAAATTTCACGAGCACTGTAGCACcaaagtacctactatgtgtgtGGACTGGAGTAATATCAGACAGCTCTT ATTGTTTCCAAATTCTACTATTGGTGATAGTGGGGTCCCAGCACTGCCTTCTTTGACAATGCGTCGGATGCGAGAGTCTGTTTCCCGGATGCCTGTTAG TTCCCAGCACAGATACTCCACACCCCACGCCTTCACATTCAACTCCTCCAGCCCTTCCTCTGAAGGTTCCCTGTCCCAGAGGCAGAGGTCGACGTCCACACCTAATGTCCACATGGTCAGCACCACCCTGCCTGTGGACAGCAGAATGATTGAG gatgCAATTCGAAGCCACAGTGAATCAG CCTCACCTTCAGCCTTGTCCAGCAGCCCTAACAATCTGAGCCCAACGGGCTGGTCACAGCCCAAAACCCCTGTGCCAGCACAGAGAGAGCGGGCACCAGGATCTGGGacccaggagaaaaataaaatt AGGCCTCGTGGACAGAGAGATTCAAGCTATTACTGGGAAATAGAAGCCAGCGAAGTGATGCTGTCCACTCGGATTGGGTCAGGCTCCTTTGGCACGGTGTATAAGGGCAAGTGGCACG GAGATGTTGCAGTAAAAATCCTAAAGGTTGTCGACCCCACACCAGAGCAGTTCCAGGCCTTCAGGAACGAGGTGGCTGTCCTCCG CAAAACACGGCACGTGAACATCCTGCTCTTCATGGGGTACATGACGAAGGATAACCTGGCGATTGTGACCCAGTGGTGCGAAGGCAGCAGCCTCTACAAACACCTGCATGTCCAGGAGACTAAATTCCAGATGTTCCAGTTGATTGACATCGCCCGCCAGACTGCTCAGGGAATGGA cTATTTGCATGCAAAGAACATCATCCACAGAGACATGAAATCCAACA ATATATTTCTCCATGAAGGCCTGACGGTGAAAATTGGAGATTTTGGTTTGGCAACAGTGAAGTCGCGCTGGAGTGGTTCTCAGCAGGTTGAACAACCCACTGGCTCTGTCTTGTGGATG GCCCCTGAGGTGATCCGAATGCAGGATAACAACCCGTTCAGCTTCCAGTCTGATGTCTACTCGTACGGCATTGTGCTCTATGAGCTTATGACAGGGGAGCTTCCTTACTCCCACATCAATAACCGCGATCAG ATCATCTTTATGGTGGGCCGAGGGTATGCCTCCCCAGACCTCAGTAAGCTATATAAGAACTGCCCCAAAGCAATGAAGAGACTCGTGGCCGACTGCGTCAAGAAGGTCAAGGAGGAGAGGCCTCTCTTCCCCCAG ATCCTGTCTTCCATCGAGCTGCTCCAACACTCTCTGCCGAAGATCAACCGGAGCGCTTCGGAGCCATCCCTGCACCGGGCGGCCCACACTGAGGACATAAACGCCTGCACACTGACCACGTCCCCTCGACTGCCTGTCTTCTAG